The region aaaattttgataaaatgttggctgaaaattttgtggaagacagggggggggggttactaaTGAAGATTTTGCCCCGGGTGCAAGAGAGCCCAGAACCGCCACAAGGAATGGTGATGAAGATACGAGACAAACCAAAATttcggattcaatttgcttaaaCTTACTGACAACTGCGccctctattttattttgataaaaatataaatttcaaaattgcaaaagcatAATAATCTTTAGATTATTTATTCGAAATTTTCCATTCCTAAAATTTTTGTGCCTAGGGGaagtgacccccccccccctaaaaccaCTTCTGCTGACAACATCattactgtttttaatataaCTTCAGTGGTTTGTCATTGGCATCCATACAGCGTTAGTCTTATGTTCATGTAATTAGTACATATGTACGATAGTATAATTATTGTCGTTCATGTAACGTCAATGTCTTGTCATTGCCATTGATATAGCATCTTTGAAATGTCCACGCAATGATAAAAACGatgtattttatttcagttgCCATTCTTGTAATACCATACTTTCgtcatattttgtgaaatctTTCTGGATTataataaaaatctttattttgtcGCTGCCATTATCATTATTTCCCAGCGTCTTATAGAATTATTTAGGTGGTATTACGTTAATTCTTTATCATTACATCCACGAAACTTCAtcctattttattaaaaaaaaaaaaaaaaaagttatattctACTATTTCTCACATTGTCGCTGTTATTCCTGTATTTTcatacttctattttttttttcaattgtaccTCTaaaatttagttgttttttttttcaaaattaaatctgAGTAGGCTCATATAGTTTGAACTTCAATAGGCAATAAATATTGTTCGACTTTGCCATAGAACATAATATATAAATGTATTCATAGCATATCGATAAGTTCAGGAGACTGATTGGAAATATAATTGGAAGATGGTACTTTTTTACCCATATTCATGCTTAATTTTGTAAGGGCGTACTCGTTGCCGTCTTGGTCTGTCAAAGCTCCACCCCATTTTTTGGGGATTTGAGTGTCTTCGAGAGTCTCAAATTCCTGTTGCCATTGGGTTTCATCACTGCCGATGATTCGGATTTTTTGcaccgttaattcggaaaggaATGGTTTAACAAAGTTGTATAATACGCTGAACAAGGCTGGTGTGTTAAAAATGACCAGTTTGCCTAAAATCTCGGGATAGTTGGCTTCATACATTTGTGCCAAGTCTTTGCCGAAATTCAGTGAAATCCACGATGTGAGGTCTGCAACTTTCCAGTTAGCCAAGTCAACGAATATATTTAGGCGATTGATTTGGGTCCTATTCTTCTTGGAATTTCTTTCGATAATTCTCATGCTTCTTTCTAAAATCCACGCACAGTAGTTCAGCATTTCTTTATTGGGTACAGATTTCAAAACACCTCGTATATCCATATTGCCGAGCATTAGAATCCAGGAGGGATTTTTATCAATATCTTCGCCAAGAAAACCCAAAGGGATGTGAGACCTAGCGATCGAAGCTGGTATCCATGTGTCGGTAAGTTTATCGGCTCCAAACTTTTGCCTCCAGTGTGTATGGGCTTTTAACATGTCAAAAGCTTTGTCGATTTCAAAGTCTCGGGCAATTAACCATCGGACAATATACGCTTGATTTCTGTATGGAAGTTTCAAGTCCTCTACTTCtttggaaaactgaaaaaaaggaagtttttagTTTGTGGATACCAGATAATGAAGAGGGGGGCTTACGATATACTATAGTGGAATGTGGAACAAATATTTAGAACTACAAATCTAAATTCAATCTTGTTGTATCGTCAATATTCTTTAAACCTTGTGAAAGCAAGCGGAGTGTGAAGTGCTGTATCTGGTCAGCTAACATACACAATACTTTCCAGGGACGGACACTGGGGCGGAGGACTCCCCCCCGGAACTTCAATTTTGGgacttattattcaaattagcAAATAatcttttgcccccccccccctctccccatgaaaaaaatacatacgtCCCGAGTTCTTTCTGTAagagaataaataaattcatgGTGTGTCTTCTTAGCTCTGCATTGCTGAACAGTTCTGAAATAAATGTACGGGATCTGCCGTAATTATATTGTCTTCTTGCAACTTTGGACTAATTAGTTGTTGGAGACCTTCCAGTAAAGTATTGAGAAAATTATTTGGAATTACTTCACTTTTGAATTCTCTGTCAAAATGCCCAAAGTGTAAATGAAAGAATGAGGTTCACACCAGTCATAAAATACGCATTTGCCGGTCGATATAAATTTTTCTGGAGTCCCCGGGAAGTGTGTAGCATCCGCAAAATTCAGAAGCGTAATGTCTATTCCACGAAGCACCCCACTCTGTAATTCAAACTGCGGCGGTTCAGCAACCGTAATAGTATATAAAAGAGTGGAGCTGATGGCCCCCTTTGCCTATTGTCTTTATTTGAAGGTATCAATAGGGCAGACCTATTAGTCTCATTAGACGAGAGGAAAATTTTGACTGTACTTTTAACTTACAGTATAGATCTCTTTTAGTGCCTTCGACCATTCCTGGATTACTTATCCGACTAGCCCAATTACTTGTCCTtagcatttttcaaaacataactgacgtcagaggttagtaAGATTACTACTTGAAACGGTCTGGATTTGTTGTCGGATAAGTAACACCTGCTCGTCCCCAGAAATTGTAGAATTAGTGAGGATAAGTGAGTTCATCTATAAACAAAACTCATTCTTctcaaaaatggaataaaacaTGTGAAATGATATGCAGAGAACAAAAGAGACAGCAATTGTGAAATGTGACATACCTTCAGAGGTTTGTAAATAAGCTATGTTTATAGTTGTTACATGTTATTAATgtgacagaagaaaaaaaaaacagaagaaattgAAAGTGTCACATCCAGAAAGTACTTTTCCTTGTTATTTAAGGTGAACGGCTGTAGTTTTCGGGCAAAAGACGATTGATTAATGACCATGGCGATACCAGTGATGCCCTTTTTATATCGATTCGACAccattttcaaggggtttcTGGCTCATTTCGAATTTACTATAATTGTTTTCgcaataacattttactattaagattaatcGAGATAATATTTACATCTCCTGAATCAGCTATATAtgataatttttcctaattGCCTAGTTTCCTATAGGCCTAGCTGCCTATAACGTTTCAGTTGACAAGTTGATGGTGAAGTATTTGTTATCTTTTACGGATTACACCCAGGGGCGTAATTTTCTATgggacggggggggggcaaccgtCCCCTCCAGATCCCAGCCCAcctagctgaaatttagtttcctcaaaatattttcaaaagtgagataagcctgcataatttaaGCGTCCagagaaacgggtcagttttcttttgtaaatctttgcctttatggtactatatgcctgattttttcacttgatttggagaaattggctccaactttgcctcCAAAtgggacattggggggggggggtctaaaggGGCGTGGTTTATTATTCCGTCGGttcttttttggctactttTCTTCACATTTTGTTGTACCCTACCCTTAATAGACTTGGTGTTTGCTCTGTAATTAAGACCAATTTAGGGTATCAGAAGTAACAGAGGCCCGGGTAAAACGATTGACAGAAGTTTATTGCTGTGTTATTAGGCAGCAGTGTGTCCTAGGCAGTTGCCTACAACAGTAATTTTTGTCccagtattttcaaaaaaaaaacttttgatatccgtttgtcttctaaccacacaTGTCTTGTGCTTTATGTTTGTTCATCAttacctctaatttttttttccatgcgTTTTACTTCAGCTGTTCATATTAATTTACTCATCTTGgataattattatttacaatTATTAAAATAGATCGCTATTGTTATTATTCAAATATTCGCAATTATTGAAACGTGTTATAGCAACTTGTAAAGGATCAGTAAAAGTTGATGGGAAAACCCATAAAAATCGTAATACCAGTGGAAAAAACCTTAATGATAGTTGACAAAGCCATCtttgggttaaaaacctaagggTGGGATCACTGAACTGGATTTGACTATCTCCTGAATATTCAAATAATGACCCGTGCACAATACAGGAAGCacgtaatttatttaaaatgacaTCAATTTAGATTGTTTAAATAGGTGAGATGGTGAAATTTAAACATGGTGCCCATTAGTAGTATATATTCTTCTTAAATGCGCAATGCCTCcgaaatttttatatgtaaGGTTTATCATAGCCAGCATAGAAGGGTTAAGTTATATTGCTGTGACGCAACTTTAAAGGTTATTGggctgtgtaaaaaaaaaaaaaattcttatgtgAAGATTCATCCACGGCATCTAGCTTAGGAATAGCCgaattttttagtaaaaactgACCTTTTGTCACTCGAGTTGACTATAAACGGTGTGTAATCAGTTATGGGTGGCGAGGAACCAGAAGACTAATAGGAATTAATCCAAACAACGGTACTGAAGTGGAATATGACTATTTGTAAACGTCGGGACAACCAAAGAAAGGTTCTTTGGAACTAATGGAATCAGCCATTTAGAAaatatacagtaaaaaaaatgcataaaatgtGCCAATTTGACAAGCCTGGTCATGTTGTTTTTCTGCAATTCAGAAATGACGCAAGCATTGTAAGTATTTACTTACTGCTGAAAACAGCTATTAGCGAGAGCATGAGCTCTCGCTGACGCTAAAAGTACGAGCAGCGTTATTTTTCAGGTTAGGATGAATGAAATGTTTTTGCTCGTTGTTGCAAAACGATTTCATCTCATCCTTCGTTTAAAAAGGTAAGCCCCGTCACTACACTACTGTTATAATACACTCATTACTGCAAGGTGATTATAAATCGATCCTCCAATTTTACAGAGTATTGTGTTGATTGGGATAAGTATAACTGATTCTTGGTGTAACCTTGGATGTACCCTAACGATTCTGGTATATAATCAGACCCCGGATGATTGTGAAGTGCCCCGGATTATTGTAAGATGACCAAAAGCCGACGCGGAAAGTCagtgggaaaaaacaacaaataaaaccaaaaattagaagataaattaaattcaatgaaagccaaaaattgtagggattataaccaaatacctaacaaccatAAAGCGAGTCATTCGCCAATATCCACGACTTGTACAAAATCAAAAACTAGGTCAGTGAGcaatttggaatattttttttttataaatggaagtttattgataataaaaggaacttgaactgcTATCGACGGATACTAGCAAACaactgataaataaaagaaaaatacgtTCACTCATACAAACGAATCAGCTTATCCAACTTGTTTAATTGCTGGTTCTTTTGTTGAGTGAAtgaatttttctgtatttttgtttggcCTTTAAAACTCCGTTTTGATCctgtttttcttaatattaatcagagcatcaatccactttGCTACAACAAGTTCAGGTGATGTTAGATAACAAGGAAATTGATCAAGTGAATAGCTTCACTTACATGGggagtattattagtaaaactggtggatgcagtgaagaCGCATAAAGTAGAATAGCCGAGGTGCTCGGGCGGTTTTCACAGTTGaaagaagtttggaagaaaatgaagatgtcTGCAAATGaatggttctgaagcgtgggtgCCTCGAAAGGCCGAGTTAAATGATTTCAAGAGGAATTGTTTGAGGGtggtgttaaatattcttttcatCAATCATCAGAAGCAGACCCTAATGCTGGTAGACAATATGGTAAAGCAGGCCTCTTTCATCCGCCCCACACTCAGCACAAAGAAGACGAAATTTGTGGAGACAAATcgctgggattttttttttactatatcaaTAAACCAAATGGCTTTCCATTTGGTGGCTTTCCTAAAAATTCTCACTACTTCTACAAATTCTTTTACAACGCTCCCAGCTCTTTGTTGGTGGATATGCTTGACCGTATACCCAGTTTGGGAATGCATCAAATGTATTGTATAAAGAGAAACGTAGCTTTTACAAGCAGGAGAAGCTGGCTATAATGGTTGGGTCATATCTCGCGTAAGACACTTGACCACCATCCGCGCTAAATCTTTTAGCCGATTTTCTGGGCTCAAAGAAGGGATGTCAAGGAGGGCTGAGGAACAATTAGTGAAACTTTGTACATGTCTACTAGTCAAATATACCTGCTTGAACACTTattcagcattgaaatgcaccAGATGTGTTGTACGAAGAGAAATGCCACTCTTACCATCAGAAGCTGGCCATAATTGTTGGTAATATTTTGCGGAAACTTGGCCAAATCAGGTCTCAAGTCTGTCAAAAAGTTCAATCCTGTGCTCCCATTCTCAGAGCAGCTTGCAGCAGATCATTCAGCACCGAAGGAATAAGTATAAAAAATCTCTGATGCCATGCCGTGTGATGGAAACGCTTGATTCCCACCGAAAATGTCTAAAGGGTGGTTACTtaactttcaaaatttgaatcggctataaaataaaactaaaatattctttttgttaaatttggattACCATGGTAGTTCAAATGATTTCCATAATTGACTTGCCAATACCTTATTTGATTAATCCTGTTTTCCTGTTTTCAATACCtttcaaataaactgaattaAATGGCTATCTTTGATTTTTGATCAGATGACATCAGGAAAAAAAGGCGTGGGAGGGGTactagttaccctccagtctttttggtcgcttaaaaagggaactttggatttccattcgaatgagcccgtTCTCGATGTTTTAGGACCATTGtttcgatacgattacccttgaataaaaaaagagaaaaatagctAATAATtatgcatctgtgatctttattatggcaaaaaaaaacatacaaattccacacttttgtagataggaacttggaACCCATGTAGTGGGGTTCTCTTAAATGCTAAATAAGAAGGTTGGAttcataatgtatttttttatcccCAAGTGCAACGATTCTAACTGTTGATATAGTCCCCAAGAGGCTCCAAGATTTCGTTGgaaattcctctttttatttataaaaatgctCATTGTAGACGTTGTCAATCGTGAATGTCATCATGTCCTCGACATTGATTCATGTCATTCagatgttcaatcataaaactAGATTTCTGCCTAATCATACGTGTCAATAACCTTTGAGACACAAAATACCGGTAATTCCTAATCCCGAGAAACCCTTCCCCCGTCCCAGAAAAAAAGGATGTGTGATGTTCTTAATCGCCATAATACTTCTAACACAGTATACAAATCCGCCCATTCATCCCTTATATTCAACCTcgttaaaatttcctttttcaatCCATCTAATTCCTTACAAGAACccaaaaaaggattaaattacTACCTATTTTCACACATAGGGCAAAAACAGAGGTCCCTCTTTAGTTGTTCCTCAATTATGCTTTCTAGAGTTAGCGAACCTAGAACGTCTTATAATTGTCgattatgaagttttttgttgttttttttttcttatcagtttTTTGCTGCAAATAATGTTTGATGTATTTAACGTTACTCACCAGTtttattcttagattttttttcatctactGATTACAAAAAAAGCATGTTAAACAAACCTTATCTAAACTTGGTGCTTGTTAAATGTACTCACATACGCTTTAACCCAGCGAAAGTGAAACAGCATATCTTAAATCATCTTTTAATAAAATGTCATATTTGTCTTGATTTTTTCGtgcaatttctctttcagtATGGCATGattattgcattttttaaaattaagtacAAAAGGTTACGGTCAACAAATTAAATTGCTGGTGCATAAATCAACCTTGAATTTTGCCATTGTGGTTATTTTAGTTCAGTATCCTCTGTTATAACACTGCTAGTGCTTCAGGCTACCTGCGTGTTACCCACCTTAATGCTTTCaattgacccccctcccctcattcATAAGCCCTACTAATAGTAGAAGTATCTTACTggagcaccaagccacctgaagccAAAACAGCTGTGCAGACTCCTCCACTCTAGTCtattcaaagtttcattttggCTTGATTTACAAGAAGGTAATCAATAAGATTAGCCGTTTTACCACCATTTGATAACGATGTTGAATTATGGGCCATTTTAATGACCAGGTTCATTGGTCCATATTGAAAATTACGCGTTCTTGCGCTGCCAATTTCTGTTAAAACTATATACAGTAATCAGGATGTACGTAGCTGCTATGCATTCTTCTGGCACTTAAATTTCTCAGACATCGGAAACAAGTGCTCTAGAAGATGTTGGTTTCGATGATGAatggtatcattttttttttattatttctttaatttctgcagAAAATATGTTCGTCACTAGCCTAGTAAAGAGTAAACCATGTCTCTTTGTAACCgaaattgaaagaaaacaaattttcagtgAGGCTGTCTCACAAGGTAGGAAATAAGAACCGTAATTAGTGCcctatcttaacaaaaattaactgGTCTTTTTTGTATCACCATATACGTTCGCCAAAGATGTTTTTATCATATTTGTTTcgtatattaaaataaattaaatagggtcaaaaatttgtttttaaagaacgAGTTTTTCTgatgtaagtaaagagcaaatttgaaacttaaaacaaacataagttGTATGCAACTCGTACCTATAAAACGAGCTCAAATGAACCAACTCGTGATGCTTCCCttcatttataaaattttgaatagctAGTACTTAGTCAAAAACCGGTGCTAGGTTAATTCCCCACAGAAAAGTCCCTCCCCCCCTTGAAAAAATCATCCCGTTGAAAATTCATTTACCATGCAAAACTAAGCAGCCACTTAGaaagtatgacaaataaaaatactgaagaaaagtAGGATTTCTTGAATATTTTACCAATATTCTAAGATCTAGGTAGAACATGTGGTTTAGAATTTTCTtatggtatttatttttatcttttaaattaatttaattcttttatcgTGTTTCCAGGGATTGAGTTATCATAGCAGGGtgagataaaattaaaacattggGGCTGTGGGGTTAATATCAACCCCGAAGGCAAACTTATTAGacattttgaagttttgagcaaaatagattattttcataatttgaaGTTTGTATTATAAAGGTTAGAGGAGGGCCGCATATCAGAAATGGAACCTAGAGGGAAGCTAATTACCCTCCAGTAGCTTTCAGTCTTTAAAATGGACACAAGAACTTTCAGTTTTCGATCGAATGATCCCCCTCTACTGTTTCCATAACAACCCCTTCCACATACAGTGGGTGGGAGTAAAGCTTGTGGCCCTTTTTTGGCTGTATTTTGAGGGAagcagtgttgttttttttatttttcttctgtattGGGGTCCCCTTAGCtcaagatttaaattattttcaggtcaattggaaaaatttggtgctttttttttagctcccTTTGGTAGAGGGCCTTTGGTAGAGGAATAATTTTTCCAGGTTACTCCCTTTGGACCAAGGACTTACGGCTACTAGTTTCAAATCGATCATAAAGAGATTTTTCTGGTTCTTTTTCCGGCCCCTAACCTTCCTTCTTCCTATAGCGAAATACCGATTAGCATTTCGATCAAGAGACTAATCCTGAAGTTTTTACGGTACTGGActtccaaaatcaaacatgttgcccccccccctctttttcTACTCTTGAATTTACCAGTCAAGAATTGACAGGTCGCATAATTTACGACCCTTATCCTAGGGGCTCTGGGATTGTCATCCTTAGATGCAAGTTCATTGATATTGTCAACTGTTCCGAACAAAATGGGTacctcaaaatgttgatcagatGTCCTAAGGGGTTGCAAAAGGACCAGGTTTTCGAAAAAGATTCTAGGACATGGGCTGGTTGcactccaatcatttttgactttttaaaaaggcactggaactctcaatttctgatcgaatgaaAATCCTCTGAATTTCTACGACCATGAGGGGGGAATGAGGAGGATCAGACGCAATAAATCTTCttgttttggggtttaatgtttatctttactttcataataaatcCGTTGACCAGAAATATTCTCGGAAATCAAGAGGTAAGGTATAAGTTTCTACGTTCCACCCCCTTCCCTAGAACCAATTCTACATTTGTCTGAAGGTTCAATAAGAGTTAgaatgttttggcattaaattgCACTCTGAGGTATTTACCACAACGTCCACCCCTGCCTACAAAATGATCCGCCACCCCTCCCTTTTAATAACTGATGCTAACTTGCACCTCATTGcatataattttatgaaatatgaAGGAAGTTAGTTTAGTTAAATGATCCTTTAAAgtcgaaaacttttttttgcaataagaaATCACCCTTCAGCACTCTTATCTAGGTTTAGTTTAAATGAAGGGAGATGAGAGATTAGTTTCTACCCCTTCCTATATGTGTCTAAAGGCTCGTGGAGATTTAGACAATTTAGGCTTTAAAATTTCCTATTTCACGTGTCTGGTTTCCCCCACCTACACAATGGCCCTCCGCTCCTCCTTCGTAATAGCTGATGtacaattataattttttcttcgttctttttatttgtcttaatttcccTTTGGCTGCACAATTTTACACTTGTGGAGAATATTCTAGGGAAAAATTTTTccggggtggggggggggtagccagaccccaaaaacaataaaacccaTGCTAAACAAGAAAACAACATGATCTTGTTTTAGGAGCAGAGAAGTCCTTTCGTACCctgcaaaatattaaaaactaatttatgaAACTTCCAATAAGCTTATCTTTTAAGTGCTCTGAGGTACTTAGACCAaatcagaagattttttttttttttttttttttctgaaaactagCGAAGATCATACAAAAAtaactttcccaaaatacaaaaaGGCAACTCATTGGTACAAACGTGCCACATTAATATAAATGTTTGTCACATTAGTAGCCAGTGATATAAATTTATATCGGTGatgtaattctgtcaaatcctggagggggaggggttaaagtTGGATCCAATTTTGTTTGATCCTGTTTCTTGATTCTGTTTCTgttgatacttgaattatgtaggTTTATCTTAATTTCGACAAGACTGGGGAAGAAATACGTTTCAAATGGGGTGGCAAGCTAaggtctgggaggggcagttgcctcCCTGCCCCACAGCAAATGAAGGCCCTGATTTATAACTGTCGACTCCTTAAATCCTTGAAGAAGCTCCTGAAACTTGGCTGCCTCTGTCCCCAATTTTTAAGCTATGATGAGAATTGTTGAGATTAATATATGCTTGAACAATATCCAAACATCTTCACTTcagatttttctacaaaatgGCAATATCTAAGTTTTACCAAATTAAACGAATCCAAATCATAGAAAAACATTCCAAGATGCTAAATCCTATCAGTATTTCAATATTATCATCATATATTCAATTTTATCATCAATGTAttcaatattatatattattcaaTATTATCATCAATATATCCAATATTATCCTCCTAAAATATTTTCCAGTGTAAAAAACATCCTAaagcattttatatttttgttctgcCAGAATCATACATTGTTTTGTGTTCTCATTAAAACGATagtggtacttgtgtattattcagaacacactcgataagtgaagttaggttctaacttttgataaagctaatgaaataaaacaaaatatgatgaaaatataatactttatcaggaaaattgtaaaattactaCTTAGAATTATGTACCCAGAACGCAGAAATGTCGTTAAGAATCGCGTTAAAAGGAGGTCTTCCTTCTGCCTTTACTGCCACCCGCCACATGTACTCTACTAAAAATGATGGCGTGATGTACCTTGGTGCAGTTTATTACGCACctagtctttggcaaatcccaaatcctcatttcaaaatccatgttcagacactatcttctatccctatgcgtagcaaactaaattgagttttgtctttgtggctatgaaaccggattttctcagcaaaattccTGAGTAtgttctgaattgaattgaatcaattggaTAATGAACAAGCaccaaatatttcattaaaatgggcttgcatcgtagtttgtttcatgaAAGAACCTGACTTCACCTATTGAGTGTATTCTGAATAACACAAGTACCGCGATAGTTTCccaaaattttgtaattatgGGCAAATGTCATGAGTTGGCTTATTTGAGCTACTTTTataaatatacgtaatataTCCTGCGAAATTTGCTCTTTTGCCTCCATAGTTCTTTTAAACATTAATATGTAAACCAGTGAAGAAACAGAATTTGTCAATAAAGCCACACATCAAAGATTCTGCGTTCTCGCTTCTGCTCTGGTGTGCG is a window of Artemia franciscana chromosome 7, ASM3288406v1, whole genome shotgun sequence DNA encoding:
- the LOC136028780 gene encoding SEC14-like protein 4 — its product is MEDLRQLTDDQKDILKKFSKEVEDLKLPYRNQAYIVRWLIARDFEIDKAFDMLKAHTHWRQKFGADKLTDTWIPASIARSHIPLGFLGEDIDKNPSWILMLGNMDIRGVLKSVPNKEMLNYCAWILERSMRIIERNSKKNRTQINRLNIFVDLANWKVADLTSWISLNFGKDLAQMYEANYPEILGKLVIFNTPALFSVLYNFVKPFLSELTVQKIRIIGSDETQWQQEFETLEDTQIPKKWGGALTDQDGNEYALTKLSMNMGKKVPSSNYISNQSPELIDML